The following coding sequences lie in one Rutidosis leptorrhynchoides isolate AG116_Rl617_1_P2 chromosome 4, CSIRO_AGI_Rlap_v1, whole genome shotgun sequence genomic window:
- the LOC139842883 gene encoding uncharacterized protein, whose amino-acid sequence MDKEVKLETRIIKNDPSNLFCWKWIRPPTGRTLSELNRLCDLLNGFSYENGETDKWAWNLHPSETFYTSVLTKLLDEKILPNANMSFETARLHLLPQKIGILIWRVMQERIPVRVELDKRGVDMDSVRCPVCDDDIETAEHTFLHCEFAKDIWSRIFRWWGSNRHMYSCLGDMFKGDIGGSKSKLWQSIEWVCGYHIWRNRNLTLFQRKRGNGPMALNEVQIKSFEWISKRVRKCSFEWSQWLINPSSYDDQV is encoded by the coding sequence ATGGACAAGGAGGTCAAGCTTGAAACTAGAATTATCAAAAACGATCCAAGTAATCTCTTCTGCTGGAAGTGGATACGCCCCCCAACTGGGCGAACACTATCCGAACTTAACAGATTGTGCGACTTGCTAAATGGTTTTTCTTATGAAAATGGTGAAACGGACAAATGGGCATGGAACTTGCATCCTAGCGAGACGTTTTACACCTCTGTTCTAACCAAATTGCTCGACGAAAAGATTCTGCCAAACGCGAATATGTCATTTGAGACAGCAAGGTTGCATCTACTTCCACAAAAAATAGGAATCTTGATTTGGCGGGTCATGCAAGAAAGAATTCCGGTTAGAGTTGAGCTAGACAAACGTGGGGTTGATATGGACTCGGTTAGATGTCCGGTATGCGACGATGATATCGAGACGGCTGAACACACTTTCTTGCATTGTGAGTTCGCAAAGGATATTTGGAGTCGAATCTTTAGATGGTGGGGATCTAATCGGCATATGTACTCGTGTCTGGGGGATATGTTCAAGGGTGATATTGGTGGTTCCAAATCCAAGTTGTGGCAATCTATCGAATGGGTTTGCGGGTATCATATATGGAGAAATCGAAATCTTACCTTATTCCAACGAAAAAGAGGGAATGGTCCGATGGCTTTAAACGAGGTTCAAATAAAATCGTTCGAGTGGATTTCCAAAAGAGTGAGAAAGTGTTCTTTCGAATGGAGTCAATGGCTTATTAACCCGAGTTCTTACGATGATCAAGTTTAA
- the LOC139845560 gene encoding probable E3 ubiquitin-protein ligase ZFP1, whose product MGQRNLLYGGPMIETEQGHLQPEPCIVPYGGIPNFPQPTNSHMILPPPTTRTIFNPQHLPENHGPLPHGIAQYNGLDRHPSNNLFMTPSPNTRVYPVTFNHEMQNQLPFSNICGGFENGQFLDGYKRKNNIQYFYPAPGSSSSVAIDGTMMDGPPLVMDPAAAHISLRNRGSSAIGVEPVLAHSNSQLMPGNYDGQPFQAASNPWLDHRFCGNGGDTAAFSWNHGPGLPHIQGPSGVDVGLHGYQVHPPDITPYQGGPHNLHHPPPPPMPPMHGHNMDFHSQLLSTSRRPSTNTYQNGIELGPRFVGPVPPTGLRVLRPHRRDVIVDATSRHRSFSHLRILPEDEVAILDISGYHEVGHSVDHHRDMRLDIDHMSYEELLALGEQIGSVGSGLSSDFVLEHLKTRVFAISKSSHAPEDASSADQETNSCVICQTNYDDEEQIGVLDCGHEYHVECIKKWLIVKNTCPICKSTGLAAAQANEL is encoded by the exons ATGGGTCAACGAAATCTGCTGTATGGGGGGCCAATGATTGAAACTGAACAGGGCCATCTTCAACCCGAGCCGTGTATCGTACCTTATGGTGGGATACCAAATTTCCCTCAACCTACCAATAGTCACATGATATTACCACCCCCCACAACTCGAACTATTTTCAACCCTCAACACCTACCCGAAAATCACGGACCTTTGCCACATGGCATCGCGCAATACAACGGTCTTGATCGTCATCCTTCTAACAACTTATTTATGACACCTTCTCCAAACACCCGAGTTTATCCCGTTACCTTTAACCATGAAATGCAAAATCAGTTGCCATTTTCTAACATCTGTGGTGGCTTTGAAAATGGCCAGTTTTTGGACGGATATAAGAGAAAGAATAATATTCAGTACTTTTACCCGGCACCTGGCTCAAGTTCTTCAGTTGCAATAGACGGAACAATGATGGATGGCCCACCATTGGTTATGGATCCTGCAGCAGCCCATATAAGTTTGAGAAACAGAGGTTCGAGTGCTATTGGAGTTGAGCCAGTTTTGGCTCATAGTAATAGCCAATTGATGCCTGGAAACTATGATGGTCAGCCATTTCAAGCGGCATCTAACCCTTGGTTGGATCATCGATTTTGTGGTAATGGTGGTGATACCGCTGCATTTTCATGGAATCATGGTCCCGGTTTACCTCATATCCAAG GACCGAGTGGTGTGGACGTCGGGTTACATGGATATCAAGTTCACCCGCCTGATATCACACCTTATCAGGGTGGTCCCCACAATCTTCACCACCCTCCACCGCCACCTATGCCACCAATGCATGGTCACAATATGGACTTTCATTCTCAATTGCTGTCTACTTCACGAAGACCTTCAACTAATACTTATCAGAATGGGATAGAGCTAGGACCTAGATTCGTGGGTCCCGTGCCGCCAACCGGTTTAAGGGTTTTGCGGCCTCATCGACGTGACGTGATTGTTGATGCAACTTCAAGGCATAGGAGCTTTTCCCACTTGAGAATTCTCCCTGAAGAT GAGGTTGCGATCCTTGATATTTCTGGTTATCATGAAGTAGGACATTCGGTTGATCATCACAGAGATATGCGTTTGGACATAGATCACATGTCTTACGAG GAGCTTCTTGCACTTGGTGAACAGATCGGCAGTGTGGGCTCAGGCTTGTCGTCTGATTTCGTTCTAGAACATTTAAAAACAAGAGTATTTGCTATATCTAAATCTTCTCATGCACCTGAAGATGCATCTTCTGCTGATCAAGAAACTAACTCTTGTGTAATTTGCCAG ACCAACTATGATGATGAAGAACAAATCGGGGTGCTAGATTGTGGGCATGAGTATCACGTTGAATGTATAAAAAAGTGGTTGATCGTGAAGAACACCTGCCCAATATGCAAATCCACAGGACTTGCTGCTGCACAAGCAAACGAGTTGTAA